The nucleotide window AGGATATTGTTGGGTCTGCGTCAAAGATATGAGGCCCATCACAACTGCAGATTCACGCTGGAAGCCATAAATGCTGCAGTGTACCTGTCAGCAAGATATATTGCTGACAGGTATCTTCCAGATAAAGCAATTGATCTCATTGATGAGGCAGGAAGTAGAGCTCGTATCGAGGCCTATAGAAGGAAGAAAGAACAGCAAACCTTTATACTTTCAAAGACACCAGATGATTATTGGCAAGAAATTAGAACTGTTCAGGCGATGCATGAAGTGGTAATAATATTGTTCATATGGTTACCATGGTACAATTACATAATTCTTGCTCTGTTGATAACACTGCCAGTAGTCTTATATCTAAGACAACTATATTAACAGGTTCTAGCAAGTAGATTGGCAAATGATGGCAGTTTATCCAGCATGGATGGCAGTGGAGAAATCACTATAGAATCTTCTTTACCTCCCGCATCAAATGATGATGAGTATGTTGTTTTCCTCTGAAGTTCTTCTGGAGGGATAAAAGCAGCAGGCCTGCATTTTATCAAGCACTCACTCCTGATTTAACTGAATTTTTAGCTGTGATTCTTTTCAGACCTGCTGTGGTGGGGCCTGACGATATAGCAGCCGTTGCTTCCCTCTGGTCAGGTATACCAGTTCAGCAGCTGACTGCTGATGAAAGAAAGTTTCTGGTGGGCCTTGAAGAGGAGCTCAGGAAACGAGTGATTGGTCAAGATGAGGCTGTTGCTGCAATAACTCGAGCTGTTAAGAGATCCCGTGTTGGCTTGAAGGATCCTGATAGGCCCATAGCAGCAATGCTGTTTTGCGGCCCAACTGGGGTCGGCAAGACTGAACTAACAAAAGCTTTGgctcaaaattattttggatccGTAAGGCCTCAAACTATATTACACAAGATGTTTCGGTTATTCTTTATACAATTTGACTATTTTGGTATAACAACAATGCAGGGTTTCTCTGCTATTAACAGTTGAAAGAAAGTAGCATGTTCTCTAAAATATTAAGGCTCTTAGATATTAACTATAGCATATAAGAAATCAAACTTTGCTGGCTTGTTACCTAGTGACTAGAGTCGATAACAAATGCAATGGACAAAAACAAATCTGAATATTTTGGAGAATTGCACGTTACTTGGGGGTAAATTGACTACTCTGACATGATTACTGTCCTTTAAAGAGTGATCTAGAATCCTGATTTCTTAGGTTCAAAATTCTGATTCGCCTCTGCTTCTTGCCTGACATTATTGTTGCAGGAGTCAGCCATGCTTAGATTAGATATGAGTGAGTATATGGAACGACACACTGTGAGCAAGTTAATAGGAGCTCCTCCAGGTTATGTTGGTTATGGCAAGGGGGGCATTCTGACAGAATCTATTAGAAAACAGCCTTTCACTGTTGTTTTGCTTGATGAAATAGAGAAAGCCCATCCAGATATATTCAACATTCTGCTTCAATTATTTGAAGATGGCCATCTTACAGATTCTCAGGTTGGTATTAAATGTTACACATTTGTCTcacattttcaaaattttcattttgataaaGAAGTTGGCATCGCCTTTTATCTTGAGTGTGAAACAAGACAAAATATAGTTCCATCAATTAAAGACTTCACATTAGCCAAATTTTttgctcatttttttcttagccGGTACCTCTATTGAGTCGCTTATCATAGAGAGATTGGGTTTTACAGGGAAGGAGAGTATCTTTTAAGAATGCATTGGTAGTAATGACATCAAATGTTGGTTCTGCTGCCATTGCAAAGGGTGGACGAGCCTCCATTGGTTTCATGATTGAAGATAATGAGAATTCTTCATATGCTGCAATGCAATCATTGATAATGGAAGAACTCAAGGGATATTTTCGTCCAGAGTTGCTCAACAGAATAGACGAAGTTGTGGTATTCCATCCCCTTGAAAAGGCTCAGGTttgtcaaccttttttttttcccttttcttttcaccaTGAACACCAGTGACTTTAGCGGTTGGAAGGCTTCAGCCATGTTTTATTAGATAAGGAGGCCCTGACTTGTATCCTCGGTGACTTCTTACAAGCCCTtgatctctttcttcttttcttagttCCTCTTTGGTGCATGTGTGATCATGCATGTACTCGGTTTTTACGAGTTTGAACTTGAAATTCTAACTTCGCAATGCAACATTAACgacattaaacttaaaaaatagttCTTAGATCATCCGTTTATTTCAGATGCTCCAGATTTTGAATCTTATGCTGCAAGAGGTGAAAGAAAGGCTGATATCTCTTGGAATTGGGTTAGAGGTGTCAGAGTCGATCAAAGATCTTATATGCCAGCAAGGCTATGACAAGTTTTACGGTGCCCGGCCTCTTAGGAGAGCAGTTACTCAAGTAATCGAAAACCCCTTGAGTGAAGCATTCCTTGCAGGACAGTATAAGCCTGGTGACACAGCTTTCATTGATCTGGATGCTTCAGGCAACCCAGTTGTCTCAAAATGGTCAGATAGGAGCATGCACTTGTCTGATACATCATCAGCCTCGTAGTAACTTGGTATATAGTCTAATTTCTTATGATAGTATATAATCTTTGTACATATTCTATAAGTTTTGTATGGTAACTACAGGTGATTATTCGATTCAACTGTAAATAAGTAAAgcattatgattattatttaaatccattatcagaaaataattaccTCCTTTATTTGTCATAACCCATCACAAGCAACCTATTCTTTCTTATGAATTAATCTCTATCTATACAGCTTTTGGCTTTGAATGAAACAGAAATGTAGATGCACATGCAGTGCATTCATTTGAA belongs to Populus nigra chromosome 18, ddPopNigr1.1, whole genome shotgun sequence and includes:
- the LOC133678582 gene encoding chaperone protein ClpD, chloroplastic-like; this encodes MEVLLSSSSPLSVHSRLDFYPLRKPKDSSFVFHSNNYNTISSPFSSCFGISISQKHQNRKTLLLKRFNSSKKRRILQVSAVFERFTERAIKAVVFSQREARALGKDMVFTQHLLLGLIIEDRDPNGFLGSGIKIDKAREVVKSIWQRESDSAEASELVSKGERGVSHSDVPFSASTKRVFEAAIEYSRTMGHNFIAPEHIAIGLFTVDDGSAGRVLNRLGVDGDALAAIAITKLQGELVKDGREPSVESKGKHGKSVSKRAAALRSYEKTKEKSALAQFCVDLTARASEGRIDPVIGRHSEIERIVQILCRRTKNNPILLGESGVGKTAIAEGLAIKIAQADIPVFLLEKRVMSLDVGLLIAGAKERGELEARVTSLIREIQKEGDVILFIDEVHTLVGTGTVGRGNKGSGLDIANILKPSLGRGELQCIASTTLDEYRTHFEIDKALARRFQPVLINEPSQEDAIRILLGLRQRYEAHHNCRFTLEAINAAVYLSARYIADRYLPDKAIDLIDEAGSRARIEAYRRKKEQQTFILSKTPDDYWQEIRTVQAMHEVVLASRLANDGSLSSMDGSGEITIESSLPPASNDDEPAVVGPDDIAAVASLWSGIPVQQLTADERKFLVGLEEELRKRVIGQDEAVAAITRAVKRSRVGLKDPDRPIAAMLFCGPTGVGKTELTKALAQNYFGSESAMLRLDMSEYMERHTVSKLIGAPPGYVGYGKGGILTESIRKQPFTVVLLDEIEKAHPDIFNILLQLFEDGHLTDSQGRRVSFKNALVVMTSNVGSAAIAKGGRASIGFMIEDNENSSYAAMQSLIMEELKGYFRPELLNRIDEVVVFHPLEKAQMLQILNLMLQEVKERLISLGIGLEVSESIKDLICQQGYDKFYGARPLRRAVTQVIENPLSEAFLAGQYKPGDTAFIDLDASGNPVVSKWSDRSMHLSDTSSAS